One segment of Phragmites australis chromosome 13, lpPhrAust1.1, whole genome shotgun sequence DNA contains the following:
- the LOC133888341 gene encoding cysteine proteinase 1-like yields MARRLRLAGFALLLLVSAVALCSAESDAAEDPLIEQVVGDDNELELNAEVHFASFVRRFGKSYRDEDERAHRMSVFKANLRRARRHQRLDPTALHGVTKFSDLTPAEFRRQFLGLRRGSPLKGSAHEAPILPTDGLPTDFDWRDRGAVGPVKDQGSCGSCWSFSTSGALEGAHFLATGKLEVLSEQQMVDCDHECDPSEPRSCDAGCNGGLMTTAFSYLQKAGGLESEKDYPYTGMDSTCKFDKSKIIAQVNNFSVVSVDEQQIAANLVKHGPLAIGINAVFMQTYIGGVSCPYICGRHLDHGVLLVGYGSSGYAPIRFKEKPYWIIKNSWGENWGENGYYKICRGPHVQNKCGVDSMVSTVTAIHTSKKK; encoded by the exons ATGGCTCGCCGCCTCCGACTCGCCGGtttcgccctcctcctcctcgtctccgCCGTCGCACTCTGCTCGGCCGAGTCCGACGCCGCGGAGGACCCGCTCATCGAGCAGGTGGTCGGCGACGACAACGAGCTGGAGCTGAACGCGGAGGTGCACTTCGCGAGCTTCGTCCGCCGGTTCGGCAAGTCCTACCGCGACGAGGACGAGCGCGCGCACCGGATGTCCGTGTTCAAGGCCAACCTCCGCCGCGCGCGGCGGCACCAGCGGCTCGACCCCACGGCCTTGCACGGGGTCACCAAGTTCTCCGACCTCACCCCCGCCGAGTTCCGGCGCCAGTTCCTCGGCCTCCGCCGCGGGAGCCCCCTGAAGGGGTCGGCGCACGAGGCTCCTATCCTCCCCACGGACGGACTCCCCACCGACTTCGATTGGCGTGACCGCGGCGCCGTCGGCCCTGTCAAGGACCAG GGGTCGTGCGGGTCGTGCTGGTCGTTCAGCACGTCCGGGGCGCTGGAGGGGGCGCACTTCctcgccaccggcaagctcgaGGTGCTCAGCGAGCAGCAGATGGTCGACTGCGACCACGAG TGTGATCCATCAGAACCACGCTCATGCGACGCAGGATGCAATGGTGGCTTGATGACTACAGCTTTCAGTTATCTCCAGAAAGCTGGTGGCCTAGAGAGTGAGAAGGATTACCCTTACACCGGGATGGACAGCACCTGCAAGTTCGACAAGTCGAAAATCATTGCTCAAGTCAACAATTTCAGCGTTGTCTCTGTCGATGAACAACAGATTGCTGCTAACTTGGTGAAACATGGCCCACTCGCAA TTGGTATCAACGCAGTCTTCATGCAGACATACATTGGCGGTGTCTCATGCCCATACATTTGTGGGAGGCATCTTGATCATGGTGTTCTCCTGGTTGGCTATGGATCGTCTGGTTACGCGCCAATCCGCTTCAAAGAAAAGCCCTACTGGATCATAAAGAACTCGTGGGGCGAGAACTGGGGTGAGAACGGGTACTACAAGATCTGCAGGGGCCCGCATGTGCAGAACAAGTGCGGTGTTGATTCGATGGTATCCACAGTCACTGCAATTCACACCTCTAAGAAGAAATAG